From Pusillibacter faecalis, one genomic window encodes:
- a CDS encoding DDE-type integrase/transposase/recombinase has product MKKYRSYRGEVGSVASNLLARDFHAERPKQKWVTDVPEFSLFGSKLYLSPVLDLYNGEIISYAISERANYHQVDEMLDKAFSRLPDGGGLILHLEQGWQY; this is encoded by the coding sequence ATGAAAAAGTATCGTTCTTACCGGGGAGAAGTCGGCAGTGTTGCGTCAAATCTGCTGGCAAGAGATTTCCATGCGGAAAGGCCGAAGCAGAAATGGGTAACCGATGTGCCTGAGTTTTCACTGTTTGGAAGCAAACTTTATCTGTCGCCTGTGCTTGACCTGTATAATGGTGAAATCATCAGTTATGCCATCAGTGAACGGGCTAATTACCATCAGGTGGATGAGATGCTGGATAAAGCATTCTCTCGGCTCCCGGACGGCGGCGGACTGATCCTTCACTTGGAGCAGGGCTGGCAATATTAA
- a CDS encoding transposase encodes MEKGIQQSMSRKVNCLDHAVIENFFGSLKPELLYLRTFQSLDEFCQELAAYLEYYNHNRIKEKLNGLSPVQYRIQSGFAA; translated from the coding sequence TTGGAAAAAGGCATCCAACAAAGTATGTCCAGAAAGGTAAACTGTCTGGACCATGCGGTTATAGAAAACTTCTTCGGCTCGTTAAAACCCGAACTGCTTTACCTGCGGACGTTCCAATCATTAGACGAGTTCTGCCAGGAACTGGCCGCTTATCTTGAATACTATAACCACAACCGCATTAAAGAAAAATTGAACGGGTTAAGCCCTGTCCAATACAGAATTCAAAGCGGATTTGCCGCATAA
- the rpsI gene encoding 30S ribosomal protein S9: MYQSKKPYLYGTGRRKSSVARVHLFPNGTGSITINGRDIDDYFGLDTLKMVVRQPLEATGNTGKMDIVATVTGGGVSGQAGALRHGIARALLLASEDYRPILKKAGFLTRDPRMKERKKYGLKAARRAPQFSKR; this comes from the coding sequence ATGTATCAGTCTAAGAAGCCCTATCTGTATGGCACCGGTCGCCGGAAGTCCTCCGTGGCCCGCGTCCACCTGTTTCCCAACGGCACCGGCTCCATCACCATCAACGGCCGGGATATTGACGACTATTTCGGCCTGGATACCTTGAAGATGGTGGTTCGTCAGCCACTGGAGGCCACTGGCAACACCGGCAAAATGGATATTGTGGCCACTGTCACTGGCGGTGGTGTGTCTGGCCAGGCCGGTGCCCTGCGCCACGGCATCGCCCGCGCCCTGCTACTGGCCAGCGAGGACTATCGTCCTATCTTGAAGAAAGCTGGTTTCCTGACTCGCGATCCTCGCATGAAAGAGCGCAAGAAATACGGCCTCAAGGCCGCCCGTCGTGCGCCTCAGTTCTCCAAGCGCTGA
- the rplM gene encoding 50S ribosomal protein L13, translating to MSTFMANKANIERKWYILDAAGKPLGKTAVRAADLLRGKGKVTYTPHADCGDNVIIINAGKAILTGKKGEQKFYRTHSGWVGGLKETPYRILMQEKPEVAMRVAVRGMMPRNVITKDSLKRLHIYADANYEQQAQKPVALDVE from the coding sequence ATGTCCACTTTTATGGCAAACAAGGCCAACATTGAGCGCAAGTGGTACATCCTGGACGCCGCCGGCAAGCCCCTGGGCAAGACCGCCGTCCGGGCTGCGGATCTGCTGCGCGGCAAGGGCAAAGTCACCTACACCCCCCACGCCGACTGCGGCGACAATGTCATCATTATCAATGCCGGCAAGGCCATCCTCACCGGCAAGAAGGGCGAGCAGAAGTTCTACCGCACCCACTCCGGCTGGGTGGGCGGTCTGAAAGAGACCCCCTATCGCATTTTGATGCAGGAGAAGCCCGAAGTCGCCATGCGGGTGGCTGTCCGCGGCATGATGCCCCGGAACGTCATTACCAAGGACTCCCTGAAGCGCCTGCACATTTATGCGGACGCCAACTATGAGCAGCAGGCTCAGAAGCCCGTGGCTCTGGACGTCGAATAA
- a CDS encoding DUF2508 family protein yields MKPIFSKKRFQDPELMILRSELLEAQSELAQAYRQFNQAVDPELVESCIYQISAVKARCNYLIRAIKERGPQAAAAAQVEGDAIWT; encoded by the coding sequence ATGAAACCTATTTTTTCCAAAAAGCGCTTTCAGGACCCGGAGCTGATGATCCTGCGCTCCGAGCTGCTGGAAGCCCAAAGCGAGTTGGCTCAGGCTTACCGACAATTCAACCAGGCAGTGGACCCAGAACTGGTGGAGTCCTGCATCTATCAGATCAGCGCGGTAAAGGCCCGATGCAACTATCTCATCCGCGCCATCAAGGAGCGGGGACCCCAGGCCGCCGCTGCCGCCCAGGTGGAAGGAGATGCCATATGGACCTAA
- a CDS encoding ImmA/IrrE family metallo-endopeptidase produces the protein MDYITVQMVCGHEIGHDALHREQSKIGMELQKFTLFDIRNETKYEANAFAAHLRIDSEEFA, from the coding sequence ATGGATTACATTACAGTTCAAATGGTCTGCGGACATGAGATCGGCCATGATGCTTTACATAGGGAGCAGAGCAAAATTGGGATGGAACTCCAGAAGTTCACCCTGTTTGATATACGGAACGAGACGAAGTATGAGGCCAATGCCTTTGCAGCCCATTTGCGTATTGACAGTGAGGAATTTGCTTGA
- a CDS encoding ParB/RepB/Spo0J family partition protein has protein sequence MVELADSVKQHGVLVPSLVRPMPGGSYQMVSGHRRKRAAELAGLPTVPCIIRELTDDGAVIVVVDINLQREQVLPSKKAFAYKMKLEAMRR, from the coding sequence ATGGTAGAACTGGCAGACAGCGTAAAGCAGCATGGCGTCCTGGTTCCATCCCTGGTCCGGCCCATGCCGGGCGGAAGCTATCAGATGGTGTCGGGCCATCGGCGCAAGCGGGCGGCGGAGTTGGCTGGTCTGCCCACGGTGCCCTGCATTATCCGGGAATTGACGGATGATGGAGCCGTCATCGTCGTGGTGGACATCAACCTTCAGCGGGAACAGGTCTTACCATCAAAAAAGGCGTTTGCCTATAAGATGAAGTTGGAAGCCATGCGTAGATAG
- a CDS encoding IS3 family transposase: MDKHAKERAEIIAIYQENQGRYGYQRIGMELRNRGFRLNYKRL; encoded by the coding sequence GTGGATAAACACGCGAAAGAAAGAGCAGAAATCATAGCAATTTATCAGGAGAATCAAGGCCGGTATGGGTATCAGCGGATTGGTATGGAATTACGCAACAGGGGCTTCCGGCTGAACTACAAGAGGTTGTAA
- a CDS encoding pro-sigmaK processing inhibitor BofA family protein translates to MDLNQKILAAILAAFFLIALIRVFQTPLRLALKLLANTLLGFLALWVVNLTAGVTGITLGLNLLNALVIGILGLPGFVLLLLTQWVL, encoded by the coding sequence ATGGACCTAAATCAAAAAATTCTCGCCGCCATCCTGGCGGCCTTCTTCCTCATCGCCTTGATCCGGGTGTTTCAGACGCCGCTGCGCCTTGCCTTAAAACTGCTGGCAAACACGCTTCTTGGTTTTTTGGCCCTGTGGGTGGTCAACTTGACGGCGGGCGTCACGGGGATCACCCTGGGGCTGAACCTGCTCAACGCTCTGGTCATCGGCATTCTAGGCCTGCCAGGTTTTGTTCTGCTCCTTCTAACCCAATGGGTGCTATAG